In candidate division KSB1 bacterium, one DNA window encodes the following:
- a CDS encoding DNA translocase FtsK: MDIKKKQKIVGILLTSLGAFTFLSLMFFSVEDSFRAKSEIKNLMGVVGDEISRLLIIRTIGRASIVFPILIMLWGIHQMIGKKIKPIKKITIYALLFSIYISMTLAFYGMIRANLEVDETIGLAFRNEHLHWWGQLGEMMSEAFHGLFGTIGSAILFPTIVAITILYVFDIKFEKIKSRLVPRLTKFIAKVTGRYDPRKFKPKKPIPDIRDILELGRKPKEPTPAIFEPEEPEPALEAEPEAKFAAPAGPISEQQQLGEPAASERIAAEPRPKPQPPRKYYFPSAQILDEPVGQDDEVTWDELMNSAKTLEEKLADFGIQGKVVEINPGPVITRFELEPGLGVKINRFTSLADDLALVMRAKRIRVVAPIPGKAAIGVEIPNRKPSTVYIKSVIDSPQFRSAESPLTMALGKTIAGEIYVDDLARMPHLLIAGATGSGKSVCLNTIIASILFKAHPSQVQLVLIDPKRLELSVYAALKNHHLAYRPDLEEEVVTNPNNAVAVLRSLEMEMERRYELLAKAGVRNIEDYNNWIKALSPEQRAESIHQRPLEYVVLIIDELADLMLVAAREVEEPIARLTQMSRAVGIHLIVATQRPSVDVITGVIKANFPARIAFQVASKTDSRTILDMNGAEKLLGRGDMLFLPPGSPEPIRIHGAYISHEEVKRIVEHIHQQPPQEPKFLLPTGEDEATANYNRRFRDERDELFNEALKLVVRHQQGSVSLLQRRLKIGYARAARLIDQLEEAGFVGPFDGSKAREVLADEEQLKEMGIY, translated from the coding sequence ATGGATATCAAAAAAAAGCAAAAGATTGTTGGAATTTTGCTCACTTCATTGGGAGCTTTTACTTTCCTCAGCCTAATGTTCTTTTCAGTGGAGGATAGCTTCCGTGCTAAAAGTGAGATCAAAAACTTGATGGGTGTCGTCGGCGATGAAATATCTCGGCTATTGATCATCCGGACCATCGGTCGAGCAAGTATCGTATTCCCGATATTGATCATGCTTTGGGGCATTCATCAAATGATCGGTAAGAAGATTAAGCCGATCAAGAAAATTACGATCTACGCCCTGTTGTTTAGCATTTATATCTCGATGACATTGGCATTTTACGGAATGATCAGAGCCAATCTCGAGGTCGATGAGACGATCGGACTCGCCTTTCGCAATGAACATCTCCACTGGTGGGGTCAGCTTGGCGAAATGATGAGCGAGGCGTTCCATGGCCTGTTCGGGACGATTGGCAGCGCGATCCTATTCCCAACCATTGTTGCGATCACAATTTTATATGTGTTTGACATAAAATTTGAAAAGATCAAATCCCGATTAGTCCCTCGATTGACAAAGTTTATTGCGAAGGTCACTGGACGTTACGATCCGCGCAAGTTTAAACCCAAGAAACCTATACCCGATATCCGAGATATTCTGGAGCTTGGCCGCAAACCTAAAGAGCCAACCCCTGCGATATTTGAACCAGAAGAGCCAGAACCAGCTCTCGAAGCCGAGCCAGAAGCAAAATTTGCTGCACCGGCTGGCCCGATCAGTGAACAACAGCAATTAGGAGAACCAGCCGCTTCAGAGAGGATCGCAGCGGAGCCGCGGCCAAAGCCACAACCTCCTAGAAAATACTACTTCCCATCGGCGCAAATATTGGATGAACCTGTCGGCCAGGATGACGAGGTTACCTGGGACGAATTAATGAACAGCGCCAAAACACTCGAAGAAAAACTCGCAGACTTTGGAATTCAAGGCAAAGTTGTCGAGATCAACCCTGGTCCAGTCATTACGCGGTTCGAATTGGAGCCAGGATTGGGCGTGAAGATCAATCGCTTCACCAGCTTGGCTGATGATCTGGCGCTGGTGATGCGGGCCAAAAGGATCCGCGTGGTTGCCCCAATTCCTGGCAAGGCGGCCATCGGGGTCGAAATCCCCAACCGAAAGCCATCCACTGTTTATATCAAGTCAGTCATCGATTCTCCGCAATTTCGCTCGGCGGAATCGCCGTTGACCATGGCGCTGGGCAAAACGATCGCTGGGGAGATATATGTAGATGATCTGGCCCGGATGCCGCATCTATTGATCGCTGGCGCTACTGGGTCTGGGAAAAGCGTCTGCCTCAATACCATTATCGCCAGCATCCTGTTTAAGGCTCATCCCTCTCAGGTGCAATTGGTCCTGATCGATCCAAAACGATTGGAATTGAGCGTTTATGCGGCGCTGAAAAATCATCATCTCGCCTATCGGCCAGATCTCGAAGAAGAAGTGGTGACGAATCCCAATAATGCTGTCGCGGTTTTGCGTAGCCTGGAAATGGAGATGGAGCGACGCTATGAGTTATTAGCCAAAGCCGGGGTGCGCAACATCGAGGATTATAACAATTGGATCAAAGCCTTGAGCCCGGAGCAACGCGCTGAGTCCATTCATCAGCGGCCCTTGGAATACGTGGTCTTGATCATCGATGAACTCGCGGATCTGATGTTGGTCGCCGCTCGTGAGGTCGAAGAACCGATTGCGCGGCTCACCCAGATGTCTCGTGCGGTTGGCATCCATTTGATCGTCGCTACCCAGCGGCCTTCGGTCGATGTGATCACTGGTGTGATCAAGGCTAACTTTCCAGCGCGGATCGCGTTTCAGGTTGCTTCAAAGACCGACTCCCGCACCATTCTCGATATGAATGGAGCGGAAAAATTGTTAGGCCGGGGGGATATGCTATTTTTGCCGCCAGGAAGCCCTGAGCCCATTCGCATCCATGGCGCCTATATTTCACACGAGGAAGTAAAACGAATTGTCGAGCACATCCATCAACAGCCTCCTCAAGAGCCAAAATTTTTGCTGCCCACTGGGGAAGATGAAGCGACAGCAAACTATAACCGACGATTTCGGGACGAACGCGATGAGTTGTTCAATGAAGCGTTGAAACTCGTAGTGCGCCACCAACAGGGATCCGTTTCATTGCTCCAGCGGCGTCTGAAAATCGGTTACGCCCGAGCTGCCCGCCTGATCGATCAATTAGAAGAGGCTGGCTTTGTCGGTCCATTCGACGGTAGCAAGGCCCGTGAGGTATTGGCCGATGAAGAACAATTGAAAGAGATGGGAATTTATTAA
- a CDS encoding pyridoxal phosphate-dependent aminotransferase, which yields MKLAERMSRLGTETAFEVLAKAKALEARGQQVIHLEIGEPDFDTPRNIIDAAIKALNEGKTHYSPAAGISELREVLAEDIGKRRNIKIQPDQVVVTPGAKPIMFFTILALVDEGDEVMYPNPGFPIYESIIDFVGAKSVPYPLREEKEFRFDIDEFMSLISDRTKLIILNTPQNPTGGILTESDLKAVAQVAQEKDIYVLSDEVYMNIIYEGVHHSIASLPGMQERTIILDGFSKTYAMTGWRLGYGAMPKDLADKVVQLQINSNSCTATFSQYAGIEAIRGPQDAVYQMVAEFKKRRDVIVDGLNAIPGLSCLRPHGAFYVFPNIKQLGIDGKKFADLLLEKFGVAVLSGTAFGKYGNGYLRLSYANSIPNIEKALDRIEQAVKSIKA from the coding sequence ATGAAGTTAGCCGAAAGGATGTCTCGATTAGGAACCGAAACTGCTTTTGAGGTGCTAGCAAAGGCAAAGGCACTGGAGGCCCGAGGTCAGCAAGTCATTCATCTCGAGATTGGGGAGCCAGATTTTGATACTCCGCGCAATATCATTGATGCTGCGATCAAAGCGCTGAATGAAGGCAAAACCCATTATAGCCCCGCAGCAGGGATCTCAGAACTCCGCGAGGTGCTGGCCGAAGACATTGGAAAACGTCGGAACATTAAAATCCAGCCCGATCAAGTAGTGGTCACTCCAGGGGCAAAGCCGATCATGTTTTTTACGATTCTTGCCCTGGTTGATGAAGGAGATGAGGTGATGTATCCCAATCCCGGTTTCCCGATTTATGAATCGATCATCGACTTCGTCGGAGCAAAATCAGTTCCTTATCCACTTCGAGAGGAGAAAGAATTTCGGTTCGATATCGACGAGTTCATGTCCCTGATCTCAGATCGAACCAAGCTGATTATTTTGAACACGCCGCAAAATCCGACTGGCGGCATTTTGACCGAAAGCGATCTAAAAGCAGTAGCCCAGGTGGCTCAAGAAAAAGATATCTACGTGCTATCCGATGAAGTTTATATGAACATAATCTATGAAGGCGTGCATCATAGCATCGCTTCTCTTCCCGGGATGCAAGAGCGGACCATTATTCTGGATGGATTTTCAAAGACCTATGCTATGACTGGCTGGCGATTGGGATACGGGGCCATGCCCAAAGATTTGGCGGACAAAGTCGTCCAATTGCAGATCAACAGCAACTCCTGCACCGCCACTTTCTCGCAATATGCCGGCATTGAAGCAATTCGCGGTCCCCAGGATGCAGTTTATCAAATGGTAGCAGAATTCAAAAAACGTCGAGATGTCATCGTTGACGGTCTGAACGCTATTCCCGGCTTGAGTTGCTTACGGCCCCATGGTGCCTTCTATGTGTTCCCAAATATCAAACAATTGGGGATCGATGGGAAAAAATTTGCAGATCTATTATTGGAAAAATTTGGCGTCGCGGTTTTGTCTGGAACCGCATTTGGCAAATACGGCAACGGGTACCTCAGACTCTCTTATGCCAATTCCATTCCCAATATCGAAAAAGCACTCGATCGAATTGAACAAGCAGTGAAATCCATCAAAGCATAA
- the gcvT gene encoding glycine cleavage system aminomethyltransferase GcvT, with product MIKKTALYEIHQRLGAKIVEFAGFYMPIQYKGITEEHLRVRHAVGMFDVSHMGEFEFVGPRATDFLQLMTINDVKSLNLYQAQYSAMCYDDGGIVDDLLIYRFPEKYIMVVNAANIEKDFAWLLKHLIDGVIMKNRSDDYSLLAVQGPKAAATLQKLTRVNLAEVKTYWFTEGELAGVKMMIARTGYTGEDGFELMFAAEHSERVWEAVMQAGKEFDIEPIGLGARDTLRLEMKYCLYGNDIDQTTNPLEAGLGWITKLDKGDFIGRDAILKAKNDGLKRKLIGFEMDGRAIPRHGYPIYANSENIGTVTSGMFSPMLQKPIGLGYVAVAHAAIDSPLQIDIRGKQFPAKVVKTPFYKRPY from the coding sequence ATGATCAAAAAGACTGCGCTATACGAAATCCATCAAAGACTGGGGGCGAAAATCGTCGAGTTCGCTGGGTTCTACATGCCGATTCAATACAAAGGGATCACCGAGGAGCACCTCCGAGTGCGACATGCTGTCGGGATGTTCGACGTTTCTCACATGGGAGAATTTGAGTTTGTCGGCCCACGAGCCACGGATTTCTTGCAATTGATGACTATTAATGATGTAAAAAGCTTAAACCTCTATCAGGCTCAGTATTCTGCTATGTGCTATGATGATGGCGGGATTGTGGATGATCTCTTGATCTATCGTTTTCCTGAAAAATATATCATGGTAGTGAATGCTGCCAATATTGAAAAAGATTTTGCCTGGCTGCTCAAGCATCTCATCGATGGCGTGATCATGAAGAATCGCAGTGATGACTATTCCCTTTTAGCCGTCCAAGGCCCAAAAGCTGCCGCCACCCTCCAGAAATTGACTCGAGTCAATCTGGCCGAAGTTAAGACCTATTGGTTCACAGAAGGTGAGCTGGCTGGAGTAAAGATGATGATTGCTCGCACTGGCTACACGGGCGAGGATGGCTTCGAACTCATGTTCGCCGCGGAGCATTCTGAGCGCGTTTGGGAAGCTGTGATGCAAGCTGGCAAGGAATTTGATATCGAGCCGATCGGCTTGGGCGCCAGGGACACGTTGCGTTTGGAGATGAAGTATTGCCTTTATGGCAATGACATCGATCAGACCACCAACCCGCTGGAGGCAGGCCTAGGATGGATCACAAAATTGGATAAAGGAGATTTTATCGGCCGCGATGCCATTCTGAAAGCGAAAAATGATGGCTTAAAACGGAAGCTCATCGGGTTTGAAATGGACGGCCGAGCTATCCCGCGCCATGGCTATCCGATTTATGCGAATTCAGAAAACATCGGGACCGTCACCAGCGGCATGTTCTCTCCGATGTTGCAAAAGCCAATTGGCCTGGGTTATGTGGCCGTCGCTCACGCCGCCATTGATTCGCCTTTACAAATCGATATTCGCGGGAAACAATTCCCAGCTAAAGTGGTGAAAACGCCGTTCTATAAACGGCCCTATTAG
- a CDS encoding 2-phosphosulfolactate phosphatase, whose translation MKIDVFLSRSEIQAERLKDRLALIIDVWRASSSMITALANGSRSIIPVAEVATARQLLQRYPPGSTLLAGERNELPIPGFDLSNSPLEYRSDQIKGKRIIFTSSNGAQLFDVARTARSIVVAGFLNSSRISEYILENRLDVAMLCAGKNAQFGLEDAVCAGMIIRKIQQHSVDQEQLELNDGARAALILYKYYANDLSQMIHHASHGRRLMELGQRNDLLASLAVDAIPIVPKMRNGELILSDEE comes from the coding sequence TTGAAGATCGATGTGTTTCTCAGTCGCTCAGAGATTCAAGCTGAGAGATTGAAGGATCGTTTGGCTCTTATTATTGATGTCTGGCGCGCCAGTAGTAGCATGATTACGGCCCTGGCTAACGGGAGTCGCTCGATCATCCCGGTAGCCGAGGTGGCTACTGCCAGACAATTGTTGCAACGCTATCCCCCGGGTTCGACATTGCTGGCTGGTGAACGGAATGAGCTGCCAATCCCCGGGTTTGATCTTTCTAATTCACCATTGGAATACCGCAGTGATCAAATCAAAGGGAAACGGATCATCTTTACCAGTTCCAATGGTGCGCAATTGTTTGATGTTGCGCGAACGGCTCGGAGCATAGTGGTGGCTGGCTTTTTAAATAGCTCACGGATCAGCGAATATATTTTAGAAAACCGACTCGATGTTGCCATGCTCTGTGCCGGAAAAAATGCACAATTCGGCCTTGAGGATGCAGTTTGCGCGGGCATGATCATTCGAAAAATTCAACAACATTCCGTCGATCAAGAACAACTCGAACTCAATGATGGTGCGCGGGCAGCGCTGATATTATATAAGTATTACGCCAATGACCTTTCTCAAATGATCCATCACGCCTCTCATGGTAGGAGATTGATGGAGTTGGGACAAAGGAACGATCTATTGGCTTCTCTCGCAGTGGATGCCATTCCAATTGTCCCAAAAATGAGAAACGGCGAGCTTATTTTATCGGACGAGGAGTGA